The following proteins are encoded in a genomic region of Leptospira langatensis:
- a CDS encoding potassium-transporting ATPase subunit F, giving the protein MSYPFLIFLVLALCGYLTFAIVRPEKF; this is encoded by the coding sequence TTGTCTTATCCATTTCTTATCTTTCTAGTGCTCGCGCTCTGCGGGTATCTAACGTTTGCGATCGTTCGGCCGGAAAAATTTTAG
- the kdpC gene encoding potassium-transporting ATPase subunit KdpC, translated as MIRALAHFILWSLVCGILYPAFVFGTSKLFFSKEASGSILKEGDRVVGSELLAQQFASPKYFHVRPSASNYDPSAGGASNQGPTSSNLQKSVEERRSYWMARGGEGPVPSELLHASASGLDPHLSPEAIRYQIPLVAKERGYSKEELQALENLVTNSIEGPQWGLFGSPKINVLKLNIKLNTIR; from the coding sequence ATGATACGAGCATTGGCGCATTTTATACTTTGGAGTCTGGTCTGTGGGATCTTATATCCCGCCTTTGTGTTTGGGACCTCTAAACTTTTCTTTTCTAAGGAGGCTTCCGGTTCCATATTAAAAGAAGGGGATAGAGTAGTGGGGTCGGAACTACTGGCTCAGCAGTTTGCATCCCCCAAATACTTTCATGTAAGACCCTCCGCTTCGAATTACGATCCGTCGGCAGGGGGAGCTTCCAACCAGGGGCCTACGAGTTCTAACCTGCAAAAGAGTGTGGAAGAAAGAAGAAGCTATTGGATGGCAAGGGGCGGGGAAGGTCCGGTTCCTTCCGAATTATTGCATGCATCTGCAAGCGGTTTAGATCCTCACTTGAGTCCGGAGGCGATCCGATACCAGATCCCTTTGGTCGCGAAAGAAAGAGGATATTCTAAAGAAGAGTTGCAGGCCTTAGAGAATTTAGTTACGAATTCTATAGAAGGACCTCAATGGGGATTATTCGGATCCCCTAAGATCAATGTGCTGAAATTGAATATAAAGCTGAATACGATCAGATAA
- the kdpA gene encoding potassium-transporting ATPase subunit KdpA — MNGNDAIFFFLYFAALFLLSPWLGIYIARVMDGDLPKIFGPIAHLESLFYRITKTKEETPSGFGRYAWDILSFTILCLFFVTLGLHFQEYIPGNPESKPGVPWDLAWNTAVSFVTNTNWQAYSGEVALSYTSQMLLLGVQNFVSAGVGIAVLVALVRGIASKPSGSGILGNFYQDLTRSILYILLPISLVVALALVAQGVVMDFSPYVNSIGLEGQSVKIPLGPAASQIAIKQLGTNGGGFFGVNSAHPFENPTSFSSWVQCLLILLIPGALPFAYGKWVGSWKAGLSIFLGMAILFAISLGVALYSEHIFSGAWEGKETRFGISQSILWGTATTAASNGSVNAMHDSFSPLAGGVAVWNILLGEVVFGGVGVGLVGMLFYVILTVFIAGLMVGRTPEYFGKKIESREVKFALLGVLAPGLSILVFTAIALVSDLGSSSRANQGPHGLTEILYAFASAAGNNGSAFAGLNANTPFYNSALSFCMLLGRFAVILPALGLGAALLGKKQAPKGEGTFSTESPLFVLLLLSIIILVGALTFLPMLVLGPGVEHILLPAGTKF, encoded by the coding sequence ATGAACGGAAACGATGCGATCTTCTTCTTTCTATATTTTGCGGCACTCTTCCTTCTCTCTCCCTGGCTTGGGATCTATATTGCAAGAGTCATGGACGGGGACCTTCCGAAAATATTCGGACCGATTGCCCACTTGGAAAGTCTCTTCTATCGAATTACCAAAACGAAAGAAGAGACTCCTTCCGGCTTCGGAAGATATGCCTGGGATATTCTTTCATTTACGATCCTTTGTCTATTCTTCGTAACGTTAGGGCTTCATTTCCAGGAATATATACCTGGAAATCCGGAATCCAAACCGGGAGTTCCTTGGGACCTTGCTTGGAATACCGCAGTCAGTTTTGTGACGAACACGAACTGGCAGGCGTATTCTGGAGAAGTTGCGCTCTCTTATACAAGCCAGATGCTTTTGCTCGGAGTGCAGAACTTTGTAAGCGCGGGCGTTGGGATTGCAGTTCTTGTCGCCTTAGTAAGAGGGATTGCTTCTAAGCCGAGCGGATCCGGAATTCTCGGGAATTTCTATCAGGATCTTACGAGAAGTATATTATATATTCTTTTACCGATCTCCCTTGTGGTTGCACTCGCCTTAGTCGCTCAAGGAGTCGTGATGGATTTTTCGCCTTACGTGAACTCCATTGGATTGGAGGGACAATCGGTTAAGATCCCTCTTGGACCGGCGGCTTCTCAGATCGCGATCAAACAATTGGGGACGAATGGGGGAGGATTCTTTGGAGTGAATTCCGCTCATCCGTTCGAGAATCCCACTTCTTTTTCCAGTTGGGTCCAATGCCTCTTGATCCTTTTGATCCCGGGAGCTCTTCCGTTTGCATACGGAAAATGGGTGGGTTCTTGGAAAGCAGGGCTTTCTATTTTTCTTGGAATGGCGATCCTATTCGCTATCAGTCTGGGAGTGGCTCTATATTCGGAACATATCTTTTCGGGAGCTTGGGAAGGAAAGGAAACTCGCTTTGGGATCTCGCAAAGCATTCTTTGGGGGACTGCTACTACAGCAGCGTCTAACGGATCAGTGAATGCGATGCATGATAGCTTTTCTCCCTTAGCGGGAGGTGTGGCGGTTTGGAATATACTTTTAGGGGAAGTTGTCTTTGGCGGAGTGGGAGTCGGTCTCGTGGGAATGCTGTTCTACGTCATTCTCACCGTATTCATTGCGGGCCTGATGGTAGGAAGAACTCCCGAATATTTCGGCAAGAAGATAGAATCCAGAGAAGTGAAGTTTGCACTACTTGGTGTCTTAGCACCTGGTTTGAGTATCTTGGTCTTCACTGCAATTGCACTCGTCTCCGATCTAGGATCGTCTTCGAGAGCGAACCAGGGGCCTCACGGTTTGACGGAGATCCTATACGCGTTTGCTTCTGCGGCGGGGAATAACGGGTCTGCATTTGCGGGTTTGAACGCGAATACTCCTTTCTATAACTCGGCTCTCTCTTTCTGTATGCTGCTTGGAAGATTTGCAGTCATCCTTCCTGCCCTTGGACTGGGCGCGGCCTTATTGGGTAAGAAGCAGGCTCCTAAAGGAGAAGGTACATTCTCTACAGAGAGTCCACTCTTCGTACTGCTGCTTCTTTCCATTATCATTTTAGTGGGAGCTCTCACATTTCTCCCTATGTTAGTGCTCGGACCGGGAGTGGAGCATATCCTTCTTCCCGCGGGAACTAAGTTTTAA
- the kdpB gene encoding potassium-transporting ATPase subunit KdpB: MKNKNTSFFQDPKLILRAVLDSFLKLDPRIQWKNPVMFLVYVGAILTTVDLFSEKGNFYFGMQISLWLWATVLFANFAEALAEGRGKAKAESLKKTRKESQARKLNGSSEISLPSSELRTGDKVICEAGDLIPGDGEVIQGIASVDESAITGESAPVIRESGGDRSAVTGGTKVLSDKIIVQITTDPGKTFLDKMISLVEGASRQKTPNEIALSILLSALSLVFLVAITALVPAVFYSQKEGGGSLGLAGSFPALVGLLVCLIPTTIGGLLSAIGISGMDRLMRRNVIAKSGRAIEAAGDIDVLLLDKTGTITLGNRMATRFVPSPGISERTLADAAQLSSLSDETPEGRSIVVLAKEKFGLRARNLSELGGRFVPFTAKTKMSGVDFDPSPDRKSKPGIRKGASESIRNYIVSLGGEFPREVTDIVDEIAREGGTPLVVSEGREILGVVHLKDIVKGGIRERFARLRQMGIRTVMITGDNPLTAAAIAAEAGVDDFIAEATPETKLKRIREEQAGGKLVAMIGDGTNDAPALAQADVGVAMNTGTQTAREAGNMIDLDSNPTKLIEIVEIGKQLLMTRGSLTTFSIANDVSKYFVILPAMFAGLYPVFGKGALSILNILGFESPESAVLSAVIFNALILVFLVPLALKGVEYKPIGADSVLARNVFIYGFGGLILPFLAIKLIDMILKFTKGIFV, translated from the coding sequence ATGAAAAACAAAAATACTTCTTTTTTCCAAGATCCGAAGTTGATCTTACGGGCCGTTTTGGATTCCTTCTTGAAATTGGATCCCAGGATCCAATGGAAGAATCCCGTCATGTTCCTGGTATATGTGGGAGCTATCCTTACTACAGTGGATCTTTTTTCGGAGAAGGGCAATTTCTATTTCGGAATGCAGATCTCTCTTTGGCTTTGGGCCACAGTTCTATTTGCGAATTTTGCGGAGGCATTGGCAGAAGGGCGAGGAAAGGCCAAGGCAGAATCCTTGAAGAAGACTAGAAAGGAATCCCAGGCACGAAAATTAAACGGCTCCTCAGAGATCAGTCTTCCTTCTTCCGAATTGAGAACGGGAGACAAGGTGATTTGCGAGGCAGGCGATCTGATCCCGGGAGACGGAGAAGTGATCCAAGGGATCGCCTCTGTGGATGAATCCGCGATCACCGGGGAATCCGCACCCGTGATCCGAGAATCCGGAGGAGACAGATCCGCAGTCACAGGAGGGACCAAGGTATTAAGCGATAAGATCATAGTGCAGATCACTACCGACCCGGGAAAGACCTTCTTGGATAAAATGATCTCTCTTGTCGAAGGAGCCTCTCGCCAAAAGACTCCGAATGAGATCGCTCTCTCTATATTATTATCCGCATTGTCCTTGGTATTTCTAGTGGCCATTACGGCTCTCGTTCCTGCAGTTTTCTATAGCCAAAAAGAGGGAGGAGGAAGCTTGGGTCTCGCCGGATCCTTTCCTGCGTTAGTCGGTCTATTAGTGTGTTTGATCCCTACTACCATCGGAGGACTTCTTTCTGCGATTGGGATCAGCGGAATGGATCGCTTGATGAGAAGGAATGTGATCGCTAAGTCGGGAAGGGCTATTGAGGCGGCCGGAGATATCGATGTGCTTCTTCTCGACAAAACAGGAACAATCACTCTCGGGAACAGAATGGCGACCAGATTCGTTCCTTCTCCAGGGATCAGCGAACGCACATTAGCTGATGCGGCTCAACTTTCTTCTCTCTCCGATGAAACTCCGGAAGGAAGATCGATTGTCGTCTTGGCAAAGGAGAAGTTCGGTTTAAGAGCAAGGAATCTTTCCGAGTTAGGAGGAAGGTTCGTCCCGTTTACCGCAAAGACGAAGATGAGCGGTGTTGATTTCGATCCTAGTCCGGACAGGAAGTCCAAGCCTGGAATTCGAAAGGGAGCCTCGGAATCCATTCGAAATTATATCGTTAGCTTGGGAGGAGAATTCCCTAGAGAAGTCACCGACATCGTGGATGAGATTGCAAGAGAAGGAGGAACACCTCTGGTTGTCTCCGAAGGAAGAGAGATCCTGGGAGTCGTACATCTGAAAGACATAGTGAAAGGGGGCATCCGAGAAAGGTTTGCAAGACTTAGGCAGATGGGAATTCGGACAGTGATGATCACAGGGGATAATCCATTGACTGCAGCGGCAATCGCAGCGGAAGCGGGAGTGGATGATTTTATCGCGGAAGCAACGCCTGAGACCAAACTCAAAAGGATCCGAGAAGAACAGGCGGGCGGTAAGTTAGTCGCAATGATCGGAGATGGAACGAATGATGCGCCTGCTTTGGCACAAGCGGATGTGGGAGTTGCCATGAATACTGGGACCCAAACCGCAAGGGAAGCGGGGAATATGATAGATCTGGATAGCAATCCTACGAAGCTCATCGAGATCGTAGAGATAGGAAAGCAACTATTGATGACAAGAGGATCTCTCACTACATTCAGTATTGCGAACGATGTTTCCAAATACTTTGTGATCCTGCCTGCTATGTTTGCGGGACTCTATCCCGTATTTGGGAAAGGAGCATTATCGATCCTGAATATTCTGGGATTTGAAAGTCCTGAATCTGCAGTATTGAGTGCGGTGATCTTTAACGCATTGATCCTGGTATTTCTTGTTCCTCTCGCTCTAAAGGGAGTGGAATACAAGCCCATTGGAGCGGACTCTGTGCTTGCAAGGAACGTATTCATATACGGGTTTGGAGGACTGATCCTACCATTCTTGGCGATCAAGCTGATAGACATGATCTTGAAATTTACAAAAGGAATCTTTGTATGA